A window of the Myxococcus fulvus genome harbors these coding sequences:
- a CDS encoding TetR/AcrR family transcriptional regulator — MPHPPEQKQSTHERILEAAGGLFRQKGFLTTSVDTVMRAAGLTVGGFYAHFGSKQALLIESLQRIMSRQRVDWPQGLEDLKGAEWLNHLVRRYLSRAHRDAPVPPCALPAVLSDVVRGEAELKQALAEELNLTVESFTPHLSSDERATARERALATYALCVGALTLAKATAGSPISDEVLKAARRVAMLSAEDSQVAEKRDPKK; from the coding sequence ATGCCGCATCCCCCGGAACAGAAACAGTCCACGCATGAGCGAATCCTGGAGGCCGCGGGCGGGCTGTTCCGCCAGAAGGGCTTCCTGACGACGAGTGTGGACACGGTGATGCGCGCGGCCGGGCTCACGGTGGGCGGCTTCTATGCGCACTTCGGCTCGAAGCAGGCGCTGCTCATCGAGTCGCTCCAGCGCATCATGAGCCGTCAGCGGGTGGACTGGCCGCAGGGGCTGGAGGACCTCAAGGGCGCCGAGTGGCTCAACCACCTGGTGCGCCGCTACCTCTCGCGGGCCCACCGGGACGCGCCTGTTCCGCCGTGTGCCCTGCCCGCGGTGCTGTCGGACGTGGTGCGCGGCGAGGCGGAGCTGAAGCAGGCGTTGGCGGAGGAGCTGAACCTGACGGTGGAGAGCTTCACGCCGCACCTGTCCTCGGACGAGCGCGCCACCGCGCGGGAGCGGGCCCTGGCGACGTATGCGCTGTGCGTGGGCGCGCTGACCCTGGCGAAGGCGACGGCGGGCAGCCCCATCTCGGATGAGGTGCTCAAGGCGGCCCGCCGCGTGGCCATGCTGTCCGCGGAGGACTCGCAGGTCGCGGAGAAGCGCGACCCGAAGAAGTAG
- a CDS encoding YciI family protein yields MRFILLLKARLETESGGPASRALITAMDRYNDELVRAGVLLDAAGLHPTSRGALIDFSQGKWTVTTGPFASSDMLIAGFWMIQVKTREEALEWARRCPHLPGSADAQIELRQVLEPSELAELAREPVAQEAWPRAAGSRS; encoded by the coding sequence ATGCGATTCATCCTGTTGTTGAAGGCCCGCCTGGAGACGGAGTCGGGAGGACCCGCGAGTCGAGCGCTCATCACCGCGATGGACCGCTACAACGATGAGCTGGTGCGGGCGGGTGTGTTGCTCGACGCGGCGGGACTTCATCCCACGTCACGCGGCGCGCTTATCGACTTCTCACAAGGCAAGTGGACGGTGACGACCGGGCCCTTCGCCTCGTCGGACATGCTGATTGCCGGGTTCTGGATGATTCAGGTGAAGACACGCGAGGAGGCGCTGGAGTGGGCGCGCCGGTGTCCGCACCTGCCCGGGAGCGCCGATGCGCAAATCGAGCTGCGGCAGGTGCTCGAGCCCTCCGAGCTGGCGGAGCTGGCGCGCGAGCCGGTGGCGCAGGAAGCATGGCCCCGCGCGGCGGGCTCACGCTCCTGA
- a CDS encoding oxidoreductase: MSEPARSQPPLRVALLGYGFAGKSFHAPLLRTVEGLSLHVIASSRPEAVHADLPEVTVLPSAIEAATHPDVDLVVVATPNEQHVPLTQAALRAGKHVVVDKPMAVTLEDTRSLAALAHSQGRLLSAFHNRRWDSDFLELKALLAEGTLGRVTHVESRFDRFRPEVRQRWREQAVPGAGIWFDLGPHLVDQALQLFGLPDTVHALLAAHRDGATVDDWCQVTLQYPQRHVVLQASMLIAGGMPRFAVHGTKGSWLKHGMDTQADRLIAGELPGAKDWGEDVWPGRLIMGPTGASRGTTAPRGDYRQYYAGIRDAVRGMGPNPVTPAQAVAVAAVLEAGGLSARDGGGQRLSLTEAERSNFKADRPVGP; encoded by the coding sequence ATGAGTGAGCCCGCGCGTTCCCAGCCTCCGCTCCGCGTCGCCCTGTTGGGTTACGGCTTCGCGGGCAAGTCCTTCCATGCGCCGCTGCTTCGCACGGTGGAAGGCCTCTCGTTACATGTCATCGCGTCCAGCCGGCCCGAGGCCGTCCATGCGGACCTGCCCGAGGTGACGGTGCTCCCCTCGGCCATCGAGGCGGCCACGCACCCGGATGTGGACCTGGTCGTGGTGGCCACACCGAACGAGCAACACGTCCCGCTCACCCAGGCGGCCCTGCGCGCGGGCAAACACGTGGTCGTCGACAAGCCGATGGCGGTGACGCTGGAGGACACCCGCTCGCTCGCGGCGCTGGCGCATTCACAGGGACGTCTGTTGTCCGCGTTCCACAACCGCCGTTGGGACAGCGACTTCCTCGAGCTGAAGGCGCTGCTCGCCGAAGGCACGCTTGGCCGGGTGACGCATGTCGAGTCCCGCTTCGACCGCTTCCGGCCCGAGGTTCGCCAGCGCTGGCGCGAACAGGCGGTCCCCGGCGCGGGCATCTGGTTCGACCTGGGACCGCATCTGGTGGACCAGGCCCTGCAACTGTTTGGACTGCCGGACACCGTGCACGCCCTGCTGGCCGCCCACCGTGACGGCGCCACCGTGGATGACTGGTGTCAGGTGACGCTCCAGTACCCCCAGCGCCACGTCGTGCTCCAGGCGTCGATGCTCATCGCGGGCGGAATGCCTCGCTTCGCCGTGCACGGCACCAAGGGCTCCTGGCTCAAGCACGGCATGGACACCCAGGCCGACCGGCTCATCGCCGGAGAGCTCCCGGGCGCGAAGGACTGGGGCGAGGATGTCTGGCCCGGACGTCTCATCATGGGGCCGACGGGCGCGTCACGAGGAACGACGGCCCCTCGGGGCGACTATCGCCAGTATTACGCAGGCATCCGGGATGCCGTGCGTGGCATGGGCCCCAATCCGGTGACGCCCGCGCAGGCAGTGGCCGTGGCGGCTGTGCTGGAAGCGGGGGGCCTCTCGGCGCGGGACGGAGGCGGGCAACGACTGTCTCTGACTGAGGCCGAGCGCTCCAACTTCAAGGCTGACCGCCCGGTGGGGCCCTGA
- a CDS encoding SRPBCC family protein, protein MAKVIGIAIVMLIAGMVAFIATRPDSFLIARSREIHAPPEAIHALINNLSAWRQWSPYENVDPNMTRSYEGPAEGVGAAYAYQGNRNIGSGKMTILESKPGELVAIRLEFIEPFAAVNRADFTLRPGEKGTLVTWSMSGPNTFMGKAMTAFGFMESFVGGQQEKGLADLETAAKELARKSTQSARSEASPALAH, encoded by the coding sequence ATGGCCAAGGTCATTGGCATCGCTATCGTCATGCTCATCGCCGGGATGGTTGCCTTCATCGCCACCCGTCCAGACTCGTTCCTCATCGCGCGAAGCCGCGAGATTCACGCGCCGCCGGAGGCCATCCACGCGCTCATCAACAACCTCTCCGCGTGGCGGCAGTGGTCGCCCTACGAGAACGTCGACCCCAACATGACGCGCAGCTACGAGGGCCCCGCGGAGGGCGTGGGCGCGGCCTATGCCTACCAGGGCAACCGCAACATCGGCTCGGGCAAGATGACGATTCTGGAGAGCAAGCCCGGCGAGCTCGTCGCCATCCGCCTGGAGTTCATCGAGCCCTTCGCCGCCGTCAACCGCGCGGACTTCACGCTGCGCCCCGGTGAGAAGGGCACGCTCGTCACGTGGAGCATGTCCGGCCCCAACACCTTCATGGGCAAGGCGATGACGGCCTTCGGCTTCATGGAGTCCTTCGTGGGCGGTCAGCAGGAGAAGGGCCTGGCGGACCTGGAGACGGCGGCGAAGGAGCTGGCGCGCAAGTCCACCCAGTCCGCGCGCAGCGAGGCCTCGCCCGCGCTCGCCCACTGA
- a CDS encoding SEC-C metal-binding domain-containing protein, translating to MSQKKPGRNDPCPCGSGKKYKVCHASEDRARAAPPSAPTSGQTVVRKELEAPDVSYLAVALDRFGKLLAEWGPGPGLRFDAEAFDKHVGQELARISEVETLDANQAHRELLVGTVKALATKSFLDRLAAVLRARSEEPGLSAEDQRALRACAVIAGASKASSRLRPENNPILDVVFDVQFREWSTRHKEWLAKYELLASGMSEGSMSEEARKALQQARDGDVDALVDYVKEDPGLAERIAREAKERAARVEAKLREPSTPPVFSPEEELWLTCVLWEPMQALKGLPQGAEPAQRREAVTALLRGVKGALDEDFLAGMLNRMRQQSQDTTVDEALRAFYADAAIAFEAEPARMSLAALLTARQEAQGRSAEEMVALADLKALTTWTPESFEPYRQLLLQMNLPASAERIQRCQEWLKTHPVALRPSTPE from the coding sequence TTGAGTCAGAAGAAGCCCGGTCGAAACGACCCGTGTCCGTGTGGCAGTGGCAAGAAGTACAAGGTCTGCCACGCCAGTGAGGACCGCGCCCGCGCCGCGCCGCCTTCCGCCCCCACCTCGGGGCAGACCGTTGTCCGGAAGGAGCTCGAGGCCCCGGACGTGAGCTACCTGGCCGTCGCGCTGGACAGGTTCGGGAAGCTGCTCGCGGAGTGGGGCCCGGGGCCGGGGCTGCGCTTCGACGCCGAGGCGTTCGACAAGCACGTGGGCCAGGAGCTCGCGCGCATCTCCGAGGTGGAGACGCTGGACGCCAACCAGGCCCACCGGGAGCTGCTCGTGGGCACCGTGAAGGCCCTGGCCACGAAGTCGTTCCTGGACCGGCTCGCCGCCGTGCTGCGGGCACGCAGTGAGGAGCCCGGCCTCTCGGCCGAGGACCAGCGCGCGCTGCGAGCCTGCGCCGTTATCGCGGGCGCCTCGAAGGCGTCCAGCCGCCTGCGCCCCGAGAACAACCCCATCCTCGACGTGGTGTTCGACGTGCAGTTCCGCGAGTGGAGCACGCGCCACAAGGAGTGGCTGGCCAAGTACGAGCTGCTCGCGAGCGGGATGTCCGAAGGCTCGATGTCGGAGGAGGCGCGCAAGGCGCTCCAGCAGGCCCGCGACGGAGACGTGGACGCGTTGGTGGACTACGTGAAGGAGGACCCGGGGCTCGCCGAGCGCATCGCCCGCGAGGCCAAGGAGCGCGCCGCGCGCGTCGAGGCGAAGCTGCGTGAGCCCTCGACTCCGCCCGTGTTCTCACCCGAGGAGGAGCTCTGGCTCACCTGTGTCCTCTGGGAGCCGATGCAGGCACTGAAGGGACTTCCGCAGGGGGCGGAGCCGGCGCAGCGCCGCGAGGCGGTGACGGCGCTGCTTCGCGGCGTGAAGGGCGCGCTGGACGAGGACTTCCTCGCGGGGATGCTGAACCGCATGCGCCAGCAGTCGCAGGACACCACGGTCGACGAGGCCCTGCGTGCCTTCTACGCGGACGCAGCCATCGCCTTCGAGGCCGAGCCCGCGCGCATGTCGCTGGCCGCGCTCCTCACGGCGAGGCAGGAGGCTCAGGGCCGCTCGGCGGAGGAGATGGTGGCGCTCGCGGACCTCAAGGCGCTCACCACCTGGACGCCCGAGAGCTTCGAACCCTACCGGCAGCTCCTGCTCCAGATGAACCTGCCCGCGTCGGCCGAGCGCATCCAGCGCTGCCAGGAATGGCTGAAGACGCACCCGGTGGCGCTGCGGCCCTCCACCCCGGAGTGA
- a CDS encoding DUF4157 domain-containing protein gives MDTPSPPPVFDFARLPLHPPLQRKGRVSEPGDAAEQEADRFAEAVSAPTPPGPTATLHALPAASTEPAEPVTGPGPRDEEDASDGTTPFRVSRKVDASAPPDGGLPSGIPAQLAASRGQGTALPVPVRAFFEPRLGFDLGSVRIHTSASAERMSQRLHARAFTHGRDIYFAPRSYDPSSSAGRRLLAHELAHVVQQGLGTASPGRLHRKGGPGDPAPKEQEYRFNIKVRRALPRDEAVVVIFQQVFGINEAAARDLLQFVKDEDLQNPGYPGFSAEDAKAGVHRTRIGVGTYELLSRHLGRGTSGQKGDASKQGGQGSGGADAKPPALTAAQKAKVNAETNRRYWDRTKDRPGQPLSGAEKDKDQADLWKNIQQEVLSQFESLQALSPDAQALMGGLDALQPKDLEQLQRIARMVAKMSPEDVQLFRLIAKHVTKDLDRFEKSVEQFLSMRDQYRAQLEQMAKAQQAARKGEPSLQQKLDSAWTDFDTAGFGSLSEQDKQSQARARAAKLRDIQLQHMVDNPGETAAGMVKALSPVEMAKGVADDVRVARDPNKSGFARWAAGFGAGSKGLGWAAGVAGVLYVALLFVPGVNVVQLATTALVAGLGAVVLAGVEAELSIQAAGESRTAEDFKEQTQRAATAQTNVIVGAAMLALGVAIKLSMRIRLPGRYQNVGHALRMAKEALAKQAGLTTRFGRIQQQLLAALQEEGKGLPQSLAEMNKSVAATRKAIQGMTGDQLLDRIVAKDPVLKDLLDAHPDLIETAKQAQDVARTHGGQNVPELIRDNLLRSLADAEAQTQAHAARFEAELKATTDAVQKALTPEELKAAVAAGEQRFGQEQLQKAVQAEHEKALKQRVEEERYRGMTENDLQSASAQDPKAQAELDRRAQVRTQAETSRVGQKVGADVAGRLSPDVLSALFALDDAALRALAGASVDELGHVARVMRRTSADLTNKLIAGAGKGSTVGLGKFLEAHPLWRLNAVEALTKMLIEGASNPIVAQLAAKAMAQGGIPGMENWAVLTGRQLKAPVNLKEMEVSLDDAIQQSSAHPGQTEMEIYYYEGKKLTYQEMNTTRQSSTFDKNKLKNIDVETPLERREWKRVRDPITNDTKLTTQVKEARLKFKDAGLARGAGGKLNVGVVDYSTFLDASYTPTKLRQVLKQWLDGDPLARQHLDRLVVRFVDAGGVPGEVIIDVAPP, from the coding sequence GTGGACACTCCGTCGCCCCCGCCTGTCTTCGACTTCGCCAGGCTCCCGCTCCATCCCCCACTCCAGCGAAAGGGCAGGGTCAGCGAACCGGGTGACGCCGCCGAGCAGGAGGCGGACCGCTTCGCGGAGGCCGTGAGCGCACCCACTCCACCCGGCCCCACCGCCACGCTCCACGCCCTACCCGCCGCGTCCACCGAACCCGCCGAGCCCGTCACCGGCCCAGGTCCGCGCGACGAAGAAGACGCGTCCGACGGCACCACCCCATTCCGGGTGTCCCGCAAGGTCGACGCGTCCGCGCCTCCGGACGGAGGACTGCCCTCCGGAATCCCCGCTCAGCTCGCGGCCTCGCGCGGCCAAGGCACCGCCCTGCCCGTCCCGGTGCGGGCCTTCTTCGAGCCGCGGCTCGGCTTCGACCTGGGCTCGGTGCGCATCCACACCAGCGCCTCCGCCGAGCGGATGAGCCAGCGACTCCACGCGCGAGCCTTCACCCACGGACGCGACATCTACTTCGCGCCCCGAAGCTACGACCCGTCGTCCTCAGCCGGCCGGAGACTGCTCGCGCACGAGCTGGCTCACGTCGTCCAGCAAGGCCTCGGCACCGCCAGCCCCGGCCGACTCCACCGCAAGGGCGGACCGGGGGACCCGGCCCCCAAGGAGCAGGAGTACCGGTTCAACATCAAGGTCCGCCGCGCCCTCCCGCGCGACGAAGCCGTCGTGGTCATCTTCCAGCAGGTGTTCGGCATCAACGAGGCGGCGGCCCGGGACCTCCTCCAGTTCGTGAAGGACGAGGACCTCCAGAACCCAGGCTACCCGGGCTTCAGCGCCGAGGACGCGAAGGCCGGGGTGCATCGCACGAGAATCGGCGTCGGCACCTACGAGCTGCTCTCCCGACACCTGGGCCGAGGCACCTCCGGACAGAAAGGCGATGCGTCGAAGCAAGGCGGCCAGGGCTCCGGCGGCGCGGACGCGAAGCCCCCCGCGCTGACGGCCGCCCAGAAGGCCAAGGTCAACGCGGAGACCAACCGACGCTACTGGGACCGCACGAAGGACCGGCCGGGCCAACCGCTGAGCGGGGCCGAGAAGGACAAGGACCAGGCCGACCTCTGGAAGAACATCCAGCAGGAGGTCCTCTCCCAGTTCGAGTCCCTCCAGGCACTCTCTCCGGATGCACAGGCGTTGATGGGCGGCCTCGACGCGCTCCAGCCCAAGGACCTGGAGCAGCTCCAGCGCATCGCCCGGATGGTGGCGAAGATGTCGCCGGAGGACGTGCAGCTCTTCCGGCTCATCGCGAAGCACGTGACGAAGGACCTCGACCGCTTCGAGAAATCCGTCGAGCAGTTCCTCTCCATGCGCGACCAGTACCGCGCGCAATTGGAGCAGATGGCGAAGGCACAGCAGGCCGCGCGCAAGGGCGAGCCTTCCCTCCAGCAGAAGCTGGACTCGGCGTGGACGGACTTCGACACCGCGGGGTTCGGCTCGCTCAGCGAGCAGGACAAACAGAGCCAGGCGCGCGCCCGCGCCGCGAAGCTGCGCGACATCCAGTTGCAGCACATGGTGGACAACCCGGGCGAGACGGCCGCGGGCATGGTCAAGGCCCTGTCCCCCGTGGAGATGGCGAAGGGCGTGGCCGACGACGTCCGCGTCGCGAGAGACCCGAACAAGAGCGGCTTCGCCCGGTGGGCCGCGGGCTTCGGCGCGGGAAGCAAGGGCCTGGGCTGGGCCGCGGGCGTCGCGGGTGTCCTGTATGTCGCCCTGCTGTTCGTGCCGGGCGTCAACGTGGTGCAGCTGGCCACCACCGCGCTCGTGGCGGGACTGGGGGCCGTGGTGCTCGCCGGCGTGGAGGCCGAGCTCAGCATCCAGGCCGCCGGCGAGTCCAGGACGGCGGAGGACTTCAAGGAGCAGACGCAGCGCGCCGCCACCGCGCAGACCAACGTCATCGTCGGCGCGGCCATGCTCGCGCTCGGCGTGGCCATCAAGCTGTCCATGCGCATCCGCCTGCCGGGCCGCTACCAGAACGTGGGCCACGCGCTGCGCATGGCGAAGGAAGCCCTGGCGAAGCAGGCCGGCCTCACCACGCGCTTCGGGCGCATCCAACAGCAGCTGCTGGCCGCCCTCCAGGAGGAGGGCAAGGGCCTGCCCCAATCCCTGGCGGAGATGAACAAGAGCGTCGCCGCCACGCGCAAGGCCATCCAGGGCATGACGGGCGACCAGCTCCTGGACCGCATCGTCGCCAAGGACCCCGTCCTCAAGGACCTCCTCGACGCCCACCCGGACCTCATCGAGACGGCGAAGCAGGCGCAGGACGTCGCCAGGACCCACGGCGGACAGAACGTCCCCGAGCTGATTCGCGACAACCTGCTGCGCTCGCTCGCGGACGCGGAGGCGCAGACCCAGGCCCACGCGGCCCGCTTCGAGGCGGAGCTGAAGGCCACCACGGACGCCGTCCAGAAGGCCCTCACCCCCGAGGAGCTGAAGGCCGCGGTGGCGGCGGGCGAGCAGCGCTTCGGCCAGGAGCAGCTCCAGAAGGCCGTCCAGGCCGAGCACGAGAAGGCGCTCAAGCAGCGCGTCGAGGAGGAGCGCTACCGGGGCATGACGGAGAACGACCTCCAGAGCGCCTCCGCCCAGGACCCGAAGGCCCAGGCGGAGCTGGACCGTCGCGCGCAGGTGCGCACCCAGGCGGAGACCTCGCGCGTGGGCCAGAAGGTGGGCGCGGACGTCGCCGGACGGCTGTCACCCGATGTGCTGAGCGCCCTCTTCGCGCTCGACGACGCGGCGCTGCGGGCGCTGGCCGGCGCCTCCGTCGATGAGCTGGGACACGTGGCCCGCGTCATGCGCCGCACCAGCGCGGACCTGACGAACAAGTTGATTGCGGGCGCGGGCAAGGGCTCCACGGTGGGCCTGGGCAAGTTCCTGGAGGCCCACCCCCTCTGGCGCCTCAACGCCGTGGAGGCGCTCACCAAGATGCTCATCGAGGGCGCCAGCAATCCCATCGTGGCCCAGCTCGCCGCCAAGGCGATGGCGCAGGGTGGCATTCCCGGCATGGAGAACTGGGCGGTGCTCACCGGCCGCCAGCTCAAGGCCCCCGTCAACCTCAAGGAGATGGAGGTCAGCCTGGACGACGCCATCCAGCAGTCGTCCGCGCACCCCGGCCAGACGGAGATGGAGATCTACTACTACGAGGGCAAGAAGCTCACGTACCAGGAGATGAACACCACGCGTCAGTCGTCGACGTTCGACAAGAACAAGCTCAAGAACATCGATGTGGAGACGCCGCTGGAGCGCCGCGAGTGGAAGCGCGTGAGAGACCCCATCACCAACGACACGAAGCTGACCACCCAGGTGAAGGAGGCCCGCCTCAAGTTCAAGGACGCGGGCCTCGCGCGCGGCGCGGGAGGAAAGCTGAACGTCGGCGTCGTCGACTACAGCACCTTCCTGGATGCATCCTACACTCCGACGAAGTTGAGGCAGGTGCTCAAGCAGTGGCTGGACGGGGACCCCCTCGCCCGGCAGCACCTGGACAGGCTCGTGGTCCGCTTCGTGGACGCCGGCGGCGTCCCGGGCGAGGTCATCATCGACGTGGCACCGCCATAG
- a CDS encoding acetyl-CoA C-acyltransferase produces MDAYILDAVRTPRARARPGKGALSGLHPQELLAQTLKQLPLRTGVDVSDVDDVVVGAVSQIEAQGANIARNAVLAAGWPLSIPGFSLNRFCGSGLQSMSVAAMGVASGAQRLVVAGGVEQMSRYGLNADGGGTDGGNVDLRRRFFQVPQGISADLIATLEGFTREELDAFGVRSQQLAARAQAEGRFLRSLFPVKDPHTGEVLLAADDHPRPDTTAQKLAALAPAFTQLGARVEGPNGETLDELALQAYPRAGAVRHLHTAGTASGIADGAGAILVASKDYVRAHGLKPRARIRSVSAVGSDPVLMLTGPALASRKALDAAGLKARDIDLWEVNEAFAAVVLQTARALEIDLDRVNVNGGAIALGHPLGATGSILVGTALDELERTGKSLALVTLCTSGGQAVAAVLERG; encoded by the coding sequence ATGGATGCCTACATCTTGGATGCGGTCCGGACTCCGCGTGCCCGGGCCAGGCCCGGAAAGGGAGCGCTCAGCGGGCTGCACCCGCAGGAGCTGTTGGCCCAGACGCTGAAGCAGTTGCCGCTGCGCACCGGCGTGGACGTCTCGGACGTGGACGACGTGGTGGTGGGGGCGGTGTCGCAAATCGAGGCGCAGGGCGCGAACATCGCGCGCAACGCGGTGCTCGCCGCCGGCTGGCCCCTCTCCATTCCGGGCTTCAGCCTCAACCGCTTCTGCGGCTCCGGCCTCCAGTCGATGTCGGTGGCGGCCATGGGCGTGGCCTCCGGGGCCCAGCGCCTGGTGGTGGCGGGTGGCGTCGAGCAGATGAGCCGCTACGGCCTCAACGCGGACGGTGGCGGCACGGACGGCGGCAACGTCGACCTGCGTCGGCGCTTCTTCCAGGTGCCCCAGGGCATCTCCGCGGACCTCATCGCCACCCTGGAGGGCTTCACGCGCGAGGAGCTGGATGCCTTCGGGGTGCGCTCGCAGCAGCTCGCGGCGCGCGCCCAGGCGGAGGGTCGCTTCCTGCGCAGCCTGTTCCCGGTGAAGGACCCGCACACGGGCGAGGTGCTGCTCGCGGCGGATGACCACCCGCGCCCGGACACGACGGCCCAGAAGCTGGCCGCGCTCGCGCCCGCCTTCACGCAGCTCGGCGCGCGCGTCGAGGGCCCGAACGGCGAGACGCTCGACGAGCTGGCGCTCCAGGCCTACCCGCGCGCGGGCGCCGTGCGTCACCTGCACACCGCGGGCACCGCGAGCGGAATCGCGGACGGCGCGGGCGCCATCCTCGTGGCGTCGAAGGACTATGTGCGCGCGCACGGCCTGAAACCGAGGGCGCGAATCCGCTCGGTGTCCGCCGTGGGGAGCGACCCGGTGTTGATGCTGACCGGGCCGGCGCTGGCGTCGCGCAAGGCGCTGGACGCCGCGGGGCTGAAGGCGCGGGACATCGACCTCTGGGAGGTCAACGAGGCCTTCGCCGCGGTGGTGCTACAGACGGCGCGGGCGCTGGAGATCGACCTCGACCGCGTCAACGTCAACGGCGGCGCCATCGCCCTGGGCCATCCGCTGGGCGCGACGGGGAGCATCCTGGTCGGCACCGCCCTGGACGAGCTGGAGCGCACGGGGAAGTCGCTCGCGCTGGTGACGTTGTGCACCAGTGGCGGGCAGGCGGTGGCGGCGGTGCTCGAGCGCGGCTGA